Below is a window of Streptomyces qaidamensis DNA.
AGGGAAGGAGCGCGGCCCATGCCCGTCGAACCGCTGTCGCAGAAAGAGGTCGAGGACCGGCTGGCCGAGCTGCCGGGCTGGTCGCTCGACAAGGACCACCTCATCCGCTCCTACCGGCTCGGCTCGCACTTCGCGGCGACGGCGATGGTCGTGCACATCGCCCAGGTCCAGGAGGAGCTGAACCACCACTCGGACCTCACGCTCGGCTACAACACCGTCTCCCTGGCCGTGCACACGCACAGCGCGGGCGGCGCCGTGACCGAGAAGGACTTCGAGCTCGCCCGCAGGGTGGAGGACCTGGCCCTAGGGCACGGGGCACACTGACGAGGTGCTCGACTACGACAAGGAAGCGGAGCGGTACGACGCCTCGCGCGGCGGTGAGCCCAGGGCCGCGGCCGCCGCGGAAGCGGTGCTGAGCCTCGTACCGCCGGACGCGCGCAGTCTGCTCGACGTCGCCTGCGGCACCGGCATCGTGACCCGCCGGCTCGCGGCCGCCCGCGACGGCCTGCGGGTGACCGGCGTCGACCTCGCCCCGGCGATGGCCCGGCAGGCCTCCACCCGGCTCCCCGGTGCCGTCGTGCGCGCCGACAGCCGCCGGCTGCCCTTCCGGGACGGGCAGTTCGACGCCGTGTGCAGCGTGTGGCTGCTGCACCTGGCCGCCGGGCCCGCCGAGGTGCGGGCCATCGTCGGCGAATGCGCCCGGGTGCTGCGGCCCGGCGGGGTCTACGTCACCACGGTCGACAAGGCCGCCTCCCACAACGTGGGCAGTGACATCGATGTCGTCCTGTCCTCCCGGCCGCCCAGCCCGGTCCGGGACGCGGCGGCGGATGTCGAGTCCTGCGCCGCGGCCCACGGCCTGGCACCGGCCGGGCGGGCCGGCTTCACCGGCCTCGGCCAGGGCCGCAGTCCCCGCCGCACGATCGCCGACCTGCGCCGGGGCTGGTTCGTCACCCTGCCACCGGGCGACCCGCTCGCCGACGGCTTCGCCACCCGCCTGGCGCACCTCCCCGACCAGGACCGCCCCCGCCCCGACCCGGTGTTCAGCCTGCGGTCGTTCCGGAAGGCCGGGTGAACTGCATGATCCAGTTGGTCAGCCAGGTGTCCCCGCCGTTCACGGAGAACGCCTGCTCCCAGCGGGCCGACGCGGCGGAGACGTCGGACCAGACGAACCGGACCCGCACGTCCTCGCCGTCGTAGGTGTCGTCGCCGTGGAACTCGCCGCGTCCGCCCTCGAAGCGGCCGAAGACCGGTGGGAACAGGGTTCCGCTGACACTGGAGGCCCAGTTCAGCGACCACCGTTCGGTGGCGGGGTCGAAGAGCCGCAGGGTCGCGCCCTTCGCGGACAGCAGCGGCATGTCGACCTCGTCGATGTTCGCGGCACCGTCGAACAGCGGCCGGCAGCGGCTGGTCCCCGGGAACTCCACCCAGTCGCTGTCCGGGGCGAGGAATGCGGTGCGGCGCCGATGGCGGACCTCCCAGTCACCGTGGAAGAAGTCGAAGTCGTGCGGGCTGCTCATGTGCGGTCTCCTGTGGTTCCTTCGGGCAGGGAGTCGGCCAAGTAGGCCATGAGGTCCGGGACTTCGGGTGCGAGCAGGTGCCGCACCCAGGCGTCCCGCTCGTGCAGGATCGGCGGCAGCTCCCAGACGCAGCCGATCCACGGCAGCCCGGGAGCGATGAAGTGGGCCGGATCGCGGTCCGGGCAGCCCAGCACCGGCTGACCCGCCGCCGCGCCCTGGAAGTGCAGGACGTTGTCCCACACCCAGCTGTACGCGTTCAGGTAGGCGCCGTCGTCACCGCCCCGGTGCAGGACGACGAAGGCCGCCGGGGGAGTACCGTCCGGCTCCGGCAGCAGCTCCGGCAGCATCGCGTACGCCGCCTTCTCCACCTCGGGTTCGATGCCCGCCGGGTCGGAGGTGACGTGATAGCGCTTGATGTGGCGTCCCGCCACCTCGACGGGTGGGGGCACGGTCAGCAGTTTCTCGGTGAAGCCCATGAAGGGGGACGCTAGGGCCGCTTCACTGACACCATGTGTCAGTGAAGTCCAGCCGTCTCGTCCAGATCCTCCTGCTGCTCCAGACCCGCGGCCGGATGACCGCCGCCCAGCTGGCCGAGGAGCTGGAGGTGTCGGTGCGCACGGTGTACCGGGACGTCGAGGCGCTGAGCGCGGCCGGTGTCCCGCTGTACGCCGACGCGGGCCACTCCGGCGGCTACCGCCTGCTGGACGGCTACCGCACCCGTCTCACGGGGCTGACCACCGACGAAACCGAGGCGCTCTTCCTCGCCGGTGCCCCCGGTGCCGCCGCCCAGCTGGGTCTCGGTTCCGTCCTGGCCGCCGCCCAGCTCAAGGTCCGGGCCGCGCTGCCGCCCGGACTGCGCCCGCACGCCGACCGGATCAGCAGCCGCTTCCACCTCGACGCGCCCGGCTGGTACGCCGACGCCGACGAGACGCCGTACCTCCCGGCCG
It encodes the following:
- a CDS encoding 4a-hydroxytetrahydrobiopterin dehydratase translates to MPVEPLSQKEVEDRLAELPGWSLDKDHLIRSYRLGSHFAATAMVVHIAQVQEELNHHSDLTLGYNTVSLAVHTHSAGGAVTEKDFELARRVEDLALGHGAH
- a CDS encoding class I SAM-dependent methyltransferase, whose translation is MLDYDKEAERYDASRGGEPRAAAAAEAVLSLVPPDARSLLDVACGTGIVTRRLAAARDGLRVTGVDLAPAMARQASTRLPGAVVRADSRRLPFRDGQFDAVCSVWLLHLAAGPAEVRAIVGECARVLRPGGVYVTTVDKAASHNVGSDIDVVLSSRPPSPVRDAAADVESCAAAHGLAPAGRAGFTGLGQGRSPRRTIADLRRGWFVTLPPGDPLADGFATRLAHLPDQDRPRPDPVFSLRSFRKAG